One segment of Triticum aestivum cultivar Chinese Spring chromosome 2A, IWGSC CS RefSeq v2.1, whole genome shotgun sequence DNA contains the following:
- the LOC123186165 gene encoding BTB/POZ and MATH domain-containing protein 2: protein MANSCWTSPEITSPATVWEQTRTLNFEVTDYLQLDGMGVGEFISSPVAEVGGYEWNIKFYPDGDDEDCDGHASAFVRCYRQATDPDVTAKLTLSILEKRSQVNVASFDALMCIFSPCDFLTWGHQKFVDKSKLESLSQLGDGCFTIRCVLAVITDEPPSRGLSRELPSQLSSQFESMLEDGRGADVTFRVGRHKFLGHRCVLAARSPVFRAQFYGPMAEKDKPRVKVVDVEPAIFQMMLRYIYADTLPPPPAEGYSVAVMQHLMVAADMYGLERLKLMCEDELCNIMDAATVMSTYVLASQHRCNRLKDECVEFMSSKEMLAAILETNQHFFMTRRRPLPLEGDHEEEEVDHSRKFKRTRTK from the coding sequence atggccaaCAGCTGCTGGACCTCACCGGAGATCACGTCACCTGCCACGGTCTGGGAGCAGACTAGGACGCTCAATTTCGAGGTGACCGATTACCTGCAGCTCGATGGCATGGGTGTCGGCGAGTTCATTAGTTCGCCCGTCGCCGAAGTCGGCGGCTACGAGTGGAATATCAAATTCTACCCAGACGGGGACGACGAGGACTGTGACGGCCACGCCTCAGCGTTTGTCCGCTGTTACAGGCAAGCCACGGATCCGGATGTGACCGCCAAGTTGACGCTGAGCATCCTAGAGAAAAGGAGCCAGGTAAACGTAGCCAGCTTCGATGCGCTGATGTGCATCTTCTCTCCGTGCGATTTCCTTACATGGGGCCACCAGAAATTCGTCGACAAGTCCAAGCTGGAATCGCTGTCGCAACTCGGGGACGGCTGCTTCACGATACGGTGCGTCCTCGCCGTCATCACCGACGAGCCACCGTCTCGGGGGCTGTCTCGGGAGCTGCCCAGCCAACTCTCCAGCCAATTCGAGAGCATGCTCGAGGACGGGAGAGGCGCCGACGTCACGTTCCGCGTGGGCAGGCACAAGTTCCTCGGGCACAGGTGCGTTCTGGCCGCGCGGTCGCCGGTCTTCAGAGCTCAGTTCTATGGCCCCATGGCGGAGAAGGACAAGCCGCGCGTCAAGGTCGTCGACGTGGAGCCGGCCATCTTCCAGATGATGCTTCGCTACATTTATGCAGacacgctgccgccgccgcccgctgaaGGCTACAGCGTCGCGGTGATGCAGCACCTGATGGTCGCGGCAGACATGTATGGGCTGGAGAGGCTGAAGCTCATGTGTGAAGATGAGCTGTGCAACATTATGGATGCGGCCACCGTTATGAGCACGTACGTGCTGGCGAGTCAGCACCGCTGTAATCGACTCAAGGATGAGTGCGTAGAATTTATGTCGTCAAAAGAAATGTTGGCCGCCATCCTCGAGACCAATCAGCACTTCTTCATGACACGTCGCCGACCACTGCCATTGGAGGGGGATCATGAAGAGGAAGAAGTTGATCACAGCAGGAAATTCAAAAGGACTCGTACAAAATAG